A stretch of DNA from Limnothrix sp. FACHB-406:
GGTTGTCGGCTGAGCCATGGATTCATGATCCAACGCACCCTATTGCACCTTTGCCACTGCCATGACCATTGCGATCGACTTTGGAACCAGCAACACGGTGGTGACCTATCTCAACCCCGTAACCGGCAATCCCGAAACCCTGGATCTCAGTGGACTTTCGGTGCGACAGTCTCCCAACCCGCCGCTCATTCCCAGCCTGTTGTACGTGGCCCAGGCGGCCGAAGGTCAGGTGGTGGCTGGTCAAGCAGTGCGCGATCGGGGGCTGGATCAATTGGCCGATGGGCGCTTATTTCGGGGATTCAAGCGGGGGATCGGAACCGCCGTCCAAGGATTTGTGCCCGAGTTAGACGGGCGATCGGTGGACTTTGAGCAGGCGGGGCAGTGGTTTTTAGATGCCATCGCCCGCGCCCTGACAGAGCAGCAGTTTTTGGGCGGTGCAGGGGCTGGGTCACAACTGATTTTGACCGTGCCGGTGGATAGTTTTGAGCAATACCGCAATTGGTTAACCCGGGCGATTGCCCAGTCGGCCTTGGGGCAAATTGAACAGGTGCGTTTGCTGGATGAGCCAACGGCGGCGGCTTTGGGCTATGGCGCAGGCGATCGGGACTTGGTGTTGGTGGTGGACTTTGGTGGCGGCACGTTGGATCTGTCCCTGGTGCGGCTCGATCGCCCCAGTGCCACCAGCGCCGGCCGGCCCTTGGGGTTTCTGTTGAAGTGGGGGAACCGCGCCATCGAGGATTCCCAACAAACCGTGAAAACCGCCAGGGTTTTGGCCAAAGCAGGCTTAAACCTGGGCGGATCCGATTTGGATAACTGGATTGTGGACTATTGGAGTCAACAGCAATCTGCGGTGGATTTGCCAAGCAATGCCTTGGGTAATTCCTCGGGCAATCTCGCGGGTCATTCCTTCCAGAAAACGCCAATTTTGCTGCGATTGGCGGAGCGGGTCAAAATTGCCCTTTCGCATCAGGAAACAGCCCAGGAAGTCTACTTTGATGACGCGACGTTTAATAGCTTGGAACTAAGCCTTTCACGCACGGAATTGGAAACCATTTTGCGCGATCGGGGTCTGTTTCAACAACTCGATCGCGCGTTAGATCAAATTTTTCAGCAAGCCATTCGCCAGGGACTAGAACCCCAGTCGATCGAAGCGGTGTTATTAGTAGGTGGCACTAGCCAAATTCCTGCCATTCAGTCCTGGATTCGCAACTATTT
This window harbors:
- a CDS encoding Hsp70 family protein gives rise to the protein MTIAIDFGTSNTVVTYLNPVTGNPETLDLSGLSVRQSPNPPLIPSLLYVAQAAEGQVVAGQAVRDRGLDQLADGRLFRGFKRGIGTAVQGFVPELDGRSVDFEQAGQWFLDAIARALTEQQFLGGAGAGSQLILTVPVDSFEQYRNWLTRAIAQSALGQIEQVRLLDEPTAAALGYGAGDRDLVLVVDFGGGTLDLSLVRLDRPSATSAGRPLGFLLKWGNRAIEDSQQTVKTARVLAKAGLNLGGSDLDNWIVDYWSQQQSAVDLPSNALGNSSGNLAGHSFQKTPILLRLAERVKIALSHQETAQEVYFDDATFNSLELSLSRTELETILRDRGLFQQLDRALDQIFQQAIRQGLEPQSIEAVLLVGGTSQIPAIQSWIRNYFPAEKVATDRPFEAIAQGALKLASGLEVRDFLYHGYGIRYWNQREKRHSWHPIIPKGQPYPTAKPVELLLGASIENQPQIELILGELGDEEQRTEIFFDGDRLVTKTIGGQASVQPLNDRDGARSLAQLDPPGMPGIDRIRVAFEVDADRTLRVTVEDLLSDRTLLNQCPIAQLS